The genomic region CCGTTTCAATCACTCCGAACTGTACCAATTTAAACCGGAAGCGCAACAAAGTCAAAAACAGTGAACCAATGGAAACCAGTGAAACGCGGATGCCTCATTCAGAGGTCGGATTCGATGCGGGCACGCTGTTGCGGGGTGAGGTGGCCACGTTGAACCATGCGGTCGGCCACCAGGCGCACCCGCCACTGCAGATAGCGCGAATTGGAGAGGGGGCTTACCCGCAGGGGCTTGGGCAGCACGGCCACCAGGCGCAGGATTTCAGTAATTGTAAGGCTTTCGAGCGACCGCCCGAAAAAGCGTTTTGCCGCCGCGGGAAAGCCGAACACACCGCGCCCCAGTTCCACGATGTTGAGGTAAAGGTGCAGGATGCGTTGCTTACTCAAAACGGCTTCCAGGCGCCGTGCGATAAGGATTTCACGCAGCTTGCGCAAAAGTGACTTGCGCGGCGAAAGGAATAGATTTCGCGCCAGCTGCATGGTAATGGTGCTGCCGCCGCGCGCCTTTTTGCCGGCGTGCAGGTTTTTTTTCAGGGATTCTTTCAACTCAAACAAGTCAACGCCCTCATGGCTGTAAAAAGCGGCATCTTCGGAAGCCACCACGGCCCGCCGCAAAAGAGGAGGAAAATGTTCCCAGGCGGTCCATTCCTGGTGAATGGCATAGGGTTTCGCTTCTCTCTTTGCCTGCCGCATCCGCAATTTTATGAGCGCGGTAAGCGAAGGATGGCTGCGGGACAGGGATTCCACCCCGGGCAACGAGAGGTAGATCCAGGCGGCTCCGGCCAGGGACCCGGCAAGGGCCAGCATTCCCAGGAAAAGAAGCGGGTGGCGAAAAGGGAAAGCACGCTTGTTGCGGCGAGAACGCCGGACCAGGTTGATACGCAGCTTGAATGCCATGAGAATGATTCTAACGCCGCGGGGCAGAGCGGGCAACCCCTTTTCCATCCGCTTTACCTCCCCCGGCGAATGTGCTAAAAAGGGGAACTGGAGCAGCAGGTGAACCGCAAAAAAAAATCGGTATGTATTCTGTTCGGGGGACGATCCGCCGAGCACGACGTATCCATACTCTCGGCCACGGCCGTCTTTCGCAACCTGGACCGGGCACGCTTCACCCCGCAACTCGTTTACATCAGCCGGGAGGGGCTGTGGCGGCCCGTAAACGAACATGAGATGGCGACGCCCACGGCCGGGTCCCTTTCCAGGGGGTTGTTTCAACCCATGCTGCCCTGGCTGTGCGGGGGTACACCCCTGATTCGGGCGGACATCTGTTTTCCCGTGCTGCACGGCCCCAACGGCGAGGACGGACGCATCCCCGCACTGCTGGAACTCGCAGGCATGCCGTTCGTGGGCGCGGGCAGCCTGGGCTCCGCCCTGGCCATGGACAAGGGAACGGCCAAAATCCTGTTTCATGCCGCGGGCATTGAGACGCCGGATTTCCTGGTCTTTACCCGCAACCGCATCAAAGAGATCCGCCGCAATGTCACGGAACGCCTCGACTGGCCGGTTTTTGTCAAACCCTGCAACCTGGGGTCATCCGTGGGAATCACCAAGGTAAAGGCTCCCGCGGAATTGGAAGCAGCTGTTGACCTGGCGTTTCGTCACGACTCGCGCATCATCGTCGAACAGGGTATCCAGGGACGGGAGATCGAAGTGGCGGTGATGGGCAACAACCACCTCGAGGTATCCCAGCCCGGTGAACTGATCCCACACAATGATTTCTACGATTACGCGGACAAATACATTGACGGCAAGACCACCTTCTCGATTCCGGCCAACCTGGACCGAAACAGGTCTGAAAAAATCCGTGACCTGGCCGCGCGCGCGTTTCAGAGCCTGTATCTCTTCGGCCTGAGCCGGGTGGATTTTTTCCTGGAAGAGCCCGGTGGACGGATCCTGGTCAATGAAATCAACACCATGCCCGGATTCACCGAGATCAGCATGTTCCCCAAACTCTTCCTTCTCGAAGATTACACGTTTCAATCCCTGGTCACCCGGCTCATCGACTACGGCCTGGCACGGCAAACGGATGGGAGCAGCCGGTAGTGATCGTGCTGGCCGTCGATTTCGGCACCCGCAGGTTGGGGCTTGCCCTGGGCAACACGGAGTTGCGCACCGCCGTTCCCCTTCCGCCTCTGCGCCGTCGCGACCTGGCGCATGACGTTGATTGCCTGAAACGTCTTCAGAAAGAGTACGATGTGGAGTCTCTGCTTTTCGGGCGTCCATCAAACATGGACGGCACCCCGGGACGAATGCAGGCCGCGGCGGAGAACTTCGCCAACCACCTGCGCAAGCAACTGGAGCTGCCGCTTGACTGGCAGGACGAACGCCTGACCAGCGTGGCGGCGGACGAGCTCCTTTCCGACCGGGAACCCGATCCTTTCAAACGCAAGGCCTTGCTCGATTCCGTGGCCGCCATGCTGTTCCTGAACGACTTTTTGGAGTCTCAATGAAAAAACTGATCGTCATCCTGCTGATTGTGGTTCTTGCCTTGTGCGCCTGGGTCGGCTGGCAGGCGTGGCACCAGGTGTTCCGCCCTTTTCAGGCATATGCAGGGACCCTCACCCTGCAAATCCCCCCGGGTGAACCTGTTGCCGTCACGGCGGAACGGCTGGAACGCCGGGGCGTGGTCTCCAGCCGGTCCTGGTTCCTGGTTTATTACCGGCTGTTTCACCGGGGCACCGTGTTCAAGACCGGCGAATACCGTTTCACCAGGCCATTGACCATGAAACAGGTTATCCTCAAGCTCCATCAAGGCCAGGTCGTGCTGCACAAGGTCACTGTCACCGAAGGGCTGACCATCCGGGAAACGGCTGGGACTGTCTGCGCGCAATTGGACATTGACCGGAAAGCCTTTCTGGAAAGCGCAGGGGACCCTACCCCGATTCGGGACCTTGATCCCGATGCGGGTGACCTGGAAGGCTACCTGTATCCGGATACCTATCACGTGCCGGCCACTCTTGACGCCCCGGCCATGGTGTCGCTCATGGTCGAACACTTCCGCGAACGCTTCAACCGCACCCTGGAATGGCGCAGCCACGAAATGAAACTCACGGTTCGCCAGGTGATTACCCTGGCCTCCCTGATCGAGAAAGAGACCGCGGACCGGAGCGAACGTTTCCTGATTTCATCCGTGTTTCATAACCGCCTGCGCATCGGCATGTCCCTGGCCTGTGATCCCACCATCATATATGCATTGAAACGGGACGGAAAATGGCGAGGTAAGCTGGGTTGGGCCGAGCTGAAATACGATTCCCCATATAACACCCGCCTGTACGCGGGCCTGCCGCCGGGACCGATCTGCAACCCGGGCATCGCGTCTATTGAAGCGGCCCTTTACCCGGAAAGCACCAAGTTCCTCTATTTCGTTTCCAAGGACGGGCGCACCCATCATTTTTCCAGGACCCTGCAGGAACACAACCGCGCGGTGCGCAAGTACATCCTGGACAAGTAGACCCCCCGCTCACGAAGATCACACTTTGTTACATTTTTGCAATTGCCGGGATACAGGCATACACTATACTTAATCAAGAGACACCCGGCATGAATGCAAAGATCCTGGTCATCGACGATGACCGAAAACTCAACCGCCTGCTGGAAAGTTACCTGGCCCGGTTTGGGTACCAGGTGCAGTCGCACGCCCACCCCAAGGAAGGCCTGGAAGCATTGCAACGCTACTCTCCGGACCTGGTGATCCTGGATGTCATGCTTCCGGAAATGGACGGCTTCGAGGTTTGCCGTACCATTCGCCGCACCAGTTCAGTTCCGGTGATCATGCTCACGGCCCGGGGAGAAGTGACGGATCGCATCGTCGGTTTGGAAATCGGCGCCGATGATTACCTGCCCAAACCCTTTGAGCCCCGGGAACTGGTTGCAAGAATTCAGACCATCCTGAGGCGAGCCCGGGGAGAGAGCCCATCGCACACCCGCCGCGTGGGCGACCTGTACATGGACCTGGAAAAACGCCGGGTCCTGCTGGCGGAAAAAGAGATCAGCATGACCGGCGCCGAGTTCGAGACCCTGGCGCTGCTGACCCGGCGCCCGGGCGTGGTCTACTCCCGCGACCAGATCATGGAGCACCTTTGGGACATTCAGGATGATGGAGAAAGCCGCTCCGTGGATGTGTTGATCAGCCGGCTGCGTCAGAAGCTGGGAGACGACGCGCGCTCTCCCCGCCTGATCAAAACCGTCTGGGGGGCCGGATATGTATACGTGGGAGGCGACTCTCCGTAATGGGATTGACCCGCCGAATTCGCTCCTCCCTGTTTCTGAAAATCCTGCTGATATTTTCCCTGGCGCTGGTGTTGATGATCCTTTTCATCGCCGGGGCACACCGCCTGCTCTTCAAACCTCCCATGCGCTTCGAAAGCATCCTGAACCACTCGGTCACTTACGCCCAGCTGGTCGCCCGCGATTTGGGAAACCCGCCGGCGCTTGAGCGGGCACAGGATCTGGCCCGACACCTCCACTTGCAAATCCGCTATGAATCCAAGGGCAACGCGTGGTCCACCCATGAAGGTATGGAGGCCCTCGCCCGTCATGAACTGGTCAGCCTGAAGGGAATGGGCGGCGCGACCGCGGGATTCACACCCTACGGCCTATGCGCCCGTATTCCCGTGGAAAGGGGAAACCTGCTCTTTTTGCTGCGACCATGGAAAAAGGGGTTTCATCATCGCGTCAACCAGTTGATCCTCTCCGTTTCCGTACTGGCGGTGCTGTTGATCGTCGGCATCTGGTTCCTGATCCAGGCCCTGTTGCGTCCCATCCGCACCCTGCGTGAAGGCATTGTTAAATTGGGCTCCGGCCAGATGGACTTCCGCATGCACTCCACAAGACAGGACGAACTGGGGGAATTGATCCGTTCATTCAACCGCATGTCGGACCGCATCCGGGAAATGATCCGTTCCCGGGACCGCCTGCTGCTCGATGTGAGCCACGAGATGCGCTCCCCACTGACTCGAATCAAGTTGGCGCTTGAGTTCCTGGAACCGGGTGAACCCCGCCAGGCCATCCTGGAAGACGTCGAAGACGTGGAACGCATGATAACGGCCATCCTGGAGAGCGAGCGCCTGGAAAATCCCCACGGCAGTCTGCAGTTGACATCCGTTTCCCTGCGGGAAGTCGTCACTGAGGTGGGAACGGCCCTGGAAGGCCGGCCGCCTGGAATTCAATGGCAAGGTGTTTCCAGGGATCTGATGGTCCGCGCGGATGTCGAGCGCCTGCGCATTCTTCTGCGCAACATCCTGGATAACGCCCTGCGTCACTCCAGCAATTCCACTCAGCCGGTGGAAGTATCCGCCGAGAATCAAAAAAACGGCATTACCCTGCTGATCCGCGATTACGGCTGCGGCATGGCGCCTGAAGAATTAAGTCATATCTTTGAGCCTTTTTACCGGGCCGACCGCTCGCGCAGCAAGCAGACCGGCGGATATGGCCTGGGCATGAACATGTGCTGGAAAATCATGCATGCCCATGGCGGCAGTATCCATGTAGACAGCCGGCCCGGCCGTGGCACCACGGTTACGCTGGAATTCCCGGCATGATTCAAATATGTTACAATTTCTCACAACTCCCGCAAATATAAGCAACATCCACCCCGTATACTTTCATTCAGGCACCAGATGCAGTTGGGCAACCGAGGAGGACACATGTTCACGATTGTCGGCAAGACCTTTTTCCGCGTCATCGGGTTCATCGCCATCCTGGGATTGGCGGGGCCGGTAACGATATCCCTCCACGGGGCGCCATTATCCGGAAACACACTTACCCTGCAGGAAGCCATACACATCGCGTTACAGCAGAACCCCGACCTGCTGTTGGCGGCAAACCGCTCCCGCAGCAGTGAAATCACGTGGGAAAAACAGCGCGGATCGTTTCTTCCCGATCTAAGCCTCTCTTCATCCGGCAACCGCCAGGCGGGAAAATCCGTGGATCCGGTGAGTGGAGACTACACGGCTTCCGCTTATACCCGGTTCAGCCTGAACCTCTCTTCCAGCCTGACGCTTTTCAACGGTTTCGCCAATACGTCCAGCCTCCACCAAACGCGGGAAAACCGGGATGCCGCTCAGGCTGAGTTGTCACGCACGCGCCAGGGCGTTGTCTTTTCCGTAACCAATGAATTCGTTCGATCCCTCACGGCACGCAGTTTCGTATCCGTGGAAAAAGAGAATCATAAAGCCCAGGAAAATCTCTTGAAACAAATCAGCGCGTTTTTTGAAGCCGGACGGCGCTCGGTGGCGGACCTCTACCAGCAGCAAGCGGAAATCGCCGCCTCTGAATACCGCTTGCAGGAAGCGGAACGTGCCTACCAGGAAGCAGCGATTGCCCTGCTGCAATCGCTGGGTCGGGATCCCGGCATGGATATCCTGCTTCAGGAACCTGCGGTTGATGAAATGGTGAAAAGTCTTCAGGTTATCCTTGATGATCATTCCGCCTCAGCGGAGAATATTCCGGACCGGCCGGATATCGCGGCCGGGGAAAATCGCGTGGCCGCGGCCCGGTACGCGGTCCGTGCCGCGCGTTCAGGTTATTACCCGCGCCTGTCGGTTTCCGCCGGAGTGGGAAGTTCTTATTCGAGTGCCATTCCGGGATCGGACCTGGAAGACCAGCTGCTGGACCGCAACCTGTCGGCAAGTATCAGCCTGAACCTGGCCGTTCCCCTGTTTGACCGCGGCCTGACCCGTCAGGAAGTGGCCGCGGCAAAGATCCAATTGGATAACGAACAAGTAACCCTTGCGCGTCGGCGTCGCCAGGTCACCGCCGAAGTCCGCCAGGCGCGGTTGAACTGGGAAAGCGCATCCAGACAGCTTGCCAGTGCCAACACGCAATTGAAATACGCCGGAGCCGCCCTGAACAGTGTAGAAGACCGGTACCGCGCCAGTACCGCCACCCTGTCCGAAGTCAGCCAGTCAAGGGCCCTGTACAGGCAAGCCCGCTACAATCACGTGGCGGCGCGTTACACCCTGTTGCTTCGCGGCCTGGAGATCCTCTACAGCCGGGGAGACGAAGAGAATCTGCTGGCCCTGGTCACTGAATCGGCTATGGATGATGCTGCCGCACCCGCAACACAAGGAGAACATGAATGAAACGAAAACACTGGATACGAATCGGCATTGCCGCAATAATTGTCGTGCTGTTGATTGTGTGGCAAAAGCCCGGAAAAGAGAAATCCGATGATGCCCTTTACACGACAACCGCCCTGACCCGGGGCAACATTGAAAACACGGTTTCCGCAACGGGTGCGCTCA from Candidatus Aminicenantes bacterium harbors:
- a CDS encoding monofunctional biosynthetic peptidoglycan transglycosylase; this encodes MEKGLPALPRGVRIILMAFKLRINLVRRSRRNKRAFPFRHPLLFLGMLALAGSLAGAAWIYLSLPGVESLSRSHPSLTALIKLRMRQAKREAKPYAIHQEWTAWEHFPPLLRRAVVASEDAAFYSHEGVDLFELKESLKKNLHAGKKARGGSTITMQLARNLFLSPRKSLLRKLREILIARRLEAVLSKQRILHLYLNIVELGRGVFGFPAAAKRFFGRSLESLTITEILRLVAVLPKPLRVSPLSNSRYLQWRVRLVADRMVQRGHLTPQQRARIESDL
- the ruvX gene encoding Holliday junction resolvase RuvX, whose translation is MHRDQHVPQTLPSRRLHVSIPGHPAHRLRPGTANGWEQPVVIVLAVDFGTRRLGLALGNTELRTAVPLPPLRRRDLAHDVDCLKRLQKEYDVESLLFGRPSNMDGTPGRMQAAAENFANHLRKQLELPLDWQDERLTSVAADELLSDREPDPFKRKALLDSVAAMLFLNDFLESQ
- the mltG gene encoding endolytic transglycosylase MltG, which produces MKKLIVILLIVVLALCAWVGWQAWHQVFRPFQAYAGTLTLQIPPGEPVAVTAERLERRGVVSSRSWFLVYYRLFHRGTVFKTGEYRFTRPLTMKQVILKLHQGQVVLHKVTVTEGLTIRETAGTVCAQLDIDRKAFLESAGDPTPIRDLDPDAGDLEGYLYPDTYHVPATLDAPAMVSLMVEHFRERFNRTLEWRSHEMKLTVRQVITLASLIEKETADRSERFLISSVFHNRLRIGMSLACDPTIIYALKRDGKWRGKLGWAELKYDSPYNTRLYAGLPPGPICNPGIASIEAALYPESTKFLYFVSKDGRTHHFSRTLQEHNRAVRKYILDK
- a CDS encoding D-alanine--D-alanine ligase translates to MEQQVNRKKKSVCILFGGRSAEHDVSILSATAVFRNLDRARFTPQLVYISREGLWRPVNEHEMATPTAGSLSRGLFQPMLPWLCGGTPLIRADICFPVLHGPNGEDGRIPALLELAGMPFVGAGSLGSALAMDKGTAKILFHAAGIETPDFLVFTRNRIKEIRRNVTERLDWPVFVKPCNLGSSVGITKVKAPAELEAAVDLAFRHDSRIIVEQGIQGREIEVAVMGNNHLEVSQPGELIPHNDFYDYADKYIDGKTTFSIPANLDRNRSEKIRDLAARAFQSLYLFGLSRVDFFLEEPGGRILVNEINTMPGFTEISMFPKLFLLEDYTFQSLVTRLIDYGLARQTDGSSR
- a CDS encoding HAMP domain-containing histidine kinase, yielding MGLTRRIRSSLFLKILLIFSLALVLMILFIAGAHRLLFKPPMRFESILNHSVTYAQLVARDLGNPPALERAQDLARHLHLQIRYESKGNAWSTHEGMEALARHELVSLKGMGGATAGFTPYGLCARIPVERGNLLFLLRPWKKGFHHRVNQLILSVSVLAVLLIVGIWFLIQALLRPIRTLREGIVKLGSGQMDFRMHSTRQDELGELIRSFNRMSDRIREMIRSRDRLLLDVSHEMRSPLTRIKLALEFLEPGEPRQAILEDVEDVERMITAILESERLENPHGSLQLTSVSLREVVTEVGTALEGRPPGIQWQGVSRDLMVRADVERLRILLRNILDNALRHSSNSTQPVEVSAENQKNGITLLIRDYGCGMAPEELSHIFEPFYRADRSRSKQTGGYGLGMNMCWKIMHAHGGSIHVDSRPGRGTTVTLEFPA
- a CDS encoding TolC family protein → MQLGNRGGHMFTIVGKTFFRVIGFIAILGLAGPVTISLHGAPLSGNTLTLQEAIHIALQQNPDLLLAANRSRSSEITWEKQRGSFLPDLSLSSSGNRQAGKSVDPVSGDYTASAYTRFSLNLSSSLTLFNGFANTSSLHQTRENRDAAQAELSRTRQGVVFSVTNEFVRSLTARSFVSVEKENHKAQENLLKQISAFFEAGRRSVADLYQQQAEIAASEYRLQEAERAYQEAAIALLQSLGRDPGMDILLQEPAVDEMVKSLQVILDDHSASAENIPDRPDIAAGENRVAAARYAVRAARSGYYPRLSVSAGVGSSYSSAIPGSDLEDQLLDRNLSASISLNLAVPLFDRGLTRQEVAAAKIQLDNEQVTLARRRRQVTAEVRQARLNWESASRQLASANTQLKYAGAALNSVEDRYRASTATLSEVSQSRALYRQARYNHVAARYTLLLRGLEILYSRGDEENLLALVTESAMDDAAAPATQGEHE
- a CDS encoding response regulator transcription factor — its product is MNAKILVIDDDRKLNRLLESYLARFGYQVQSHAHPKEGLEALQRYSPDLVILDVMLPEMDGFEVCRTIRRTSSVPVIMLTARGEVTDRIVGLEIGADDYLPKPFEPRELVARIQTILRRARGESPSHTRRVGDLYMDLEKRRVLLAEKEISMTGAEFETLALLTRRPGVVYSRDQIMEHLWDIQDDGESRSVDVLISRLRQKLGDDARSPRLIKTVWGAGYVYVGGDSP